A window from Musa acuminata AAA Group cultivar baxijiao chromosome BXJ3-10, Cavendish_Baxijiao_AAA, whole genome shotgun sequence encodes these proteins:
- the LOC135650364 gene encoding zinc finger protein STOP1 homolog, giving the protein MHHKQMPTFEACSSMSSQSRNLNQNQRATEFDARETEQSLPKFSSHLDNSFHQSNQAQRVAMNWDPRAVLNSLDILGQKIHQIQDIVRSTLSNERQLSIQPNEFAAQQQLINTDLTCTIIELISTAGTLLPLIKNALASGINSSGQIGGIADSASDLDLVDMLRQNDNNLLSEGTKDSEYEELIKGLSDWDDEGMKPISTEDNDVKDNEDGVSGENLPLGSYEVLQLEKEEILAPHTHFCAICGKGFKRDANLRMHMRGHGDEYKSPSALAKPSKEGSSEPVPIKRYSCPFIGCKRNKEHKNFQPLKTILCVKNHYKRSHCDKSYTCRRCNSKKFSVMADLKTHEKHCGSNKWLCSCGTTFSRKDKLFGHIALFQGHTPALSMDEVKSQGMSVQGQSDEVMAKEEDIDYLISGNVTEDTNFSGLNGADDDLGYFSSMNFDSFTFGGIDGLQQPSFDTSESLFSFHK; this is encoded by the coding sequence ATGCACCATAAGCAGATGCCAACTTTTGAAGCTTGCTCTTCCATGAGTAGCCAATCTAGAAATCTTAATCAGAACCAACGAGCCACCGAGTTTGATGCTAGAGAAACCGAACAATCCCTGCCCAAGTTCTCCTCGCACTTGGATAATTCGTTTCATCAGTCAAACCAGGCCCAGCGAGTAGCAATGAACTGGGATCCAAGGGCTGTGCTTAACAGCCTCGATATCCTTGGGCAGAAGATCCATCAAATTCAGGACATAGTCCGATCCACTCTTAGCAACGAAAGGCAGCTGTCGATCCAACCAAATGAATTTGCTGCACAGCAGCAGCTCATAAACACCGATCTAACTTGCACCATAATTGAGTTAATCTCTACAGCTGGTACCCTTCTTCCGTTGATCAAGAATGCTTTGGCATCTGGCATCAACTCTTCTGGACAAATTGGTGGTATCGCCGATTCTGCCTCTGATTTGGATCTAGTTGATATGCTACGACAGAATGATAATAATCTTCTTTCAGAGGGAACCAAAGATTCTGAATATGAAGAGCTGATCAAAGGTTTGAGTGACTGGGATGATGAGGGCATGAAGCCAATTTCCACAGAAGACAATGATGTGAAGGACAATGAAGATGGTGTAAGTGGAGAAAACCTCCCTCTTGGATCATACGAAGTCTTGCAACTTGAGAAGGAGGAAATATTAGCGCCACATACACACTTCTGTGCAATATGTGGAAAGGGATTCAAAAGGGATGCCAACCTAAGGATGCATATGAGAGGCCACGGGGATGAGTACAAGAGCCCGTCTGCTCTTGCCAAGCCAAGCAAGGAAGGAAGCTCCGAGCCCGTACCTATAAAGAGGTATTCGTGCCCTTTTATTGGTTGCAAGAGGAACAAAGAACACAAGAACTTCCAGCCTCTCAAGACAATTTTATGTGTGAAGAACCATTACAAGAGGAGCCATTGTGACAAAAGTTACACCTGCCGTAGATGCAATAGCAAGAAATTTTCGGTTATGGCAGACCTGAAAACTCATGAGAAGCACTGTGGTAGTAACAAGTGGCTTTGTTCTTGTGGTACTACATTCTCTAGGAAGGACAAGCTGTTTGGGCACATTGCTTTGTTTCAAGGTCATACACCTGCACTCTCCATGGATGAAGTTAAAAGCCAGGGAATGTCAGTTCAAGGGCAGAGCGATGAAGTCATGGCTAAAGAGGAAGACATAGATTATCTCATATCTGGAAATGTTACCGAGGATACTAATTTTTCAGGGTTAAATGGCGCTGACGATGATCTTGGCTATTTCTCCTCTATGAACTTTGACTCATTCACCTTTGGTGGAATTGACGGGCTTCAGCAACCATCATTTGATACTTCTGAAAGTTTGTTCTCCTTCCATAAATGA